The following coding sequences are from one Rubidibacter lacunae KORDI 51-2 window:
- a CDS encoding 4a-hydroxytetrahydrobiopterin dehydratase, translating to MTVPKLPVACWLALRQRLGTYAFVVVIAVCPVAARADLPSDHGIDAARVRAERLPAWGTDGRVLYSTCTFPDFVNAIAFVNRLVAPAETRGHHPDLAISYNRLEIALTTHEAGGLTELDFALAEDIADLIANAEDLSPTCKPHR from the coding sequence ATGACCGTTCCTAAGCTGCCTGTCGCTTGTTGGCTCGCCCTCCGCCAACGACTTGGAACGTATGCTTTTGTTGTTGTCATTGCCGTCTGTCCAGTCGCAGCCCGTGCGGACCTTCCCTCCGACCATGGTATTGATGCCGCGCGCGTGCGCGCAGAGAGACTCCCTGCATGGGGAACTGATGGCAGGGTTTTGTATAGCACCTGTACTTTCCCGGATTTCGTCAACGCCATTGCCTTTGTCAATCGCCTCGTTGCACCCGCAGAAACGCGCGGCCATCACCCCGACCTTGCAATCAGTTATAACCGTCTCGAGATTGCCCTCACCACTCACGAAGCGGGCGGGCTCACGGAACTGGACTTCGCGCTGGCTGAGGACATCGCCGACCTTATTGCTAACGCCGAAGATCTCAGCCCCACCTGCAAGCCGCACCGCTGA
- a CDS encoding phosphomannose isomerase type II C-terminal cupin domain encodes MSLPPTDAATTTPVESNMTRTRPWGTVTRLEESDRYRINRIEVNPGAHISTQMHFHRTEHWVVVSGTAKVIVGGKATILRQRESTYVPMNTTHRVENPGVISLVMIEIQNGEYIGEDDIVRFPEDDAMTFETPAS; translated from the coding sequence ATGTCCTTGCCGCCGACTGACGCAGCCACCACCACTCCTGTTGAATCCAACATGACCCGCACGCGTCCGTGGGGAACCGTCACGCGACTGGAAGAAAGCGATCGCTACCGCATCAACCGCATTGAGGTGAATCCCGGCGCGCACATCAGCACACAAATGCACTTCCACCGAACCGAGCACTGGGTTGTCGTCTCGGGGACGGCGAAAGTCATCGTCGGCGGGAAGGCGACAATCTTGCGGCAGCGCGAATCGACCTACGTGCCGATGAACACCACGCACCGCGTCGAGAATCCGGGTGTAATTTCGCTTGTGATGATCGAGATCCAGAACGGCGAATACATCGGCGAAGACGATATCGTTCGCTTTCCTGAAGACGATGCGATGACCTTCGAAACACCAGCATCCTAA